In Bordetella holmesii ATCC 51541, the following proteins share a genomic window:
- a CDS encoding glutaredoxin family protein: protein MMVLYSGTTCPFSQRCRFVLFEKGMDFEIRDIDLYNKPEDISVMNPYGQVPILIERDLILYESNIINEYIDERFPHPQLMPADPVMRARTRLFLFNFEKELFIHVSTLEDRSAKPDDKKMVLARQAIRDRLAQLAPLLLKNKYMLGEEFSMLDVAVAPLLWRLDHYGIELPKNAAPLQKYAERIFSRPAYIEALTPSEKVMRR, encoded by the coding sequence ATGATGGTGCTCTACTCCGGAACCACTTGCCCGTTTTCGCAACGCTGCCGCTTCGTGCTGTTCGAAAAAGGGATGGATTTCGAGATCCGCGACATCGACCTCTATAACAAGCCGGAAGACATCTCCGTCATGAATCCCTACGGCCAGGTTCCCATCCTGATCGAACGCGATCTCATCCTGTACGAATCGAACATCATCAACGAGTACATCGACGAGCGTTTTCCCCACCCGCAGCTCATGCCGGCCGATCCGGTCATGCGCGCGCGCACCCGCCTGTTTCTCTTCAACTTCGAAAAAGAGCTGTTCATCCACGTCTCGACGCTGGAAGACCGCAGCGCCAAGCCCGATGACAAGAAGATGGTGCTGGCCCGTCAGGCCATCCGCGACCGCCTGGCTCAGCTCGCGCCGCTGCTGTTGAAGAACAAGTACATGCTGGGCGAAGAATTCTCCATGCTGGACGTGGCCGTGGCTCCGCTGTTGTGGCGCCTGGATCACTATGGCATCGAGCTGCCCAAGAATGCCGCCCCGCTGCAAAAGTACGCCGAACGCATCTTCTCGCGTCCGGCCTACATCGAAGCGCTGACGCCGTCCGAAAAAGTCATGCGTCGCTAA
- a CDS encoding stringent starvation B family protein, with product MGETSTKPYLIRALHEWCTDNGYTPYLTVQVDEHTRVPMAHVRDGQITLNVGTLATNKLLLGNEYIEFQARFSGVTETVMVPVAAVSAIYARETGAGMGFEVQPYEPPVREDAPEEGEAVDSGDAPEADEEAGADTKRPHLTIVK from the coding sequence ATGGGCGAAACGTCGACCAAACCCTATCTGATCCGCGCCCTGCACGAATGGTGCACCGATAACGGCTATACGCCCTATCTCACCGTGCAGGTCGACGAGCACACCCGGGTGCCCATGGCCCATGTGCGCGACGGACAGATCACCCTGAACGTCGGCACGCTGGCGACCAATAAATTGCTCCTGGGCAACGAGTACATCGAGTTCCAGGCGCGCTTTAGCGGCGTGACCGAGACTGTCATGGTGCCGGTTGCCGCCGTCAGCGCGATCTATGCGCGCGAAACGGGCGCCGGCATGGGCTTTGAAGTCCAACCTTATGAACCGCCGGTGCGAGAAGACGCGCCAGAAGAGGGCGAGGCCGTTGACAGCGGCGACGCCCCCGAGGCCGACGAAGAGGCGGGCGCCGACACCAAGCGCCCCCATTTGACCATCGTAAAGTAA